Proteins from a genomic interval of Lolium perenne isolate Kyuss_39 chromosome 1, Kyuss_2.0, whole genome shotgun sequence:
- the LOC127298483 gene encoding uncharacterized protein: protein MPSATSPSGRAGRRWCARGDLLTLAVAAMLCSATYCFSIWHNGRNAPDKIVIIGQASFVAAGAARCVGDADTVELDFEAHHTAERAGLSVSSSTAAPATVAGRRALRSAAEPVDTVHHGAVNGDGWARLDGGKLRFTYDGAVRV, encoded by the coding sequence ATGCCGAGCGCCACCTCGCCGAGCGGCCGCGCCGGAAGGAGGTGGTGCGCGCGCGGGGACCTcctcacgctcgccgtcgccgcgaTGCTCTGCTCCGCGACCTACTGCTTCTCGATATGGCACAACGGACGCAACGCGCCggacaagatcgtcatcatcggccAGGCCTCGTtcgtcgccgccggcgccgcACGGTGCGTGGGCGACGCGGACACCGTCGAGCTCGACTTCGAGGCGCACCACACCGCGGAGAGGGCTGGGCTCTccgtgtcgtcgtcgacggcggcgccggcgacggtTGCAGGTCGGCGGGCATTGCGCTCGGCGGCGGAGCCCGTGGACACGGTGCACCACGGCGCGGTGAACGGCGACGGGTGGGCGCGCCTCGACGGCGGCAAGCTCCGGTTCACATACGATGGCGCCGTGCGCGTGTAG